A stretch of Chloracidobacterium sp. DNA encodes these proteins:
- a CDS encoding aldehyde dehydrogenase family protein: protein MSAPATATYEVAPEVKSFVAQTRRLLIDGQWVEAKRGQVFKVYNPANGEVIAHVAEGNAEDIDLAVKAARRAFEEGPWRKMTPSERGRLLWKLADLVEQHLEEFAQLETLDNGKPLTVSRAADVPLAVDLFRYMAGWATKIEGETIPLSVPGGQYLAYTLREPVGVVGQIIPWNFPLLMAAWKLGPALATGCTVVLKPAEETPLSALRLGELILEAGFPPGVVNIVPGYGETAGAALAAHPDVDKVAFTGSTEVGKLIVQAAAGNLKKVTLELGGKSPNIVFKDADLSVAIEGAANAIFFNHGQCCVAGSRLFVEDDIFDDVVAGVSEIAKRIRVGEGFDPATQMGPLVSETQLRRVMGYIDAGLKDGAKAVVGGSQIGEKGYFVAPTVLTDVTDDMKVCQEEIFGPVVAAMKFSDIREVSARANNTIYGLGAGIWTRDISKAHALAAEIKAGTVWINCYNVFDAALPFGGYKQSGWGREMGGAVLDAYTQTKSVCVRLG from the coding sequence CAAGTCGTTCGTCGCCCAAACGCGCCGCCTGCTAATTGACGGCCAGTGGGTTGAAGCCAAGCGCGGGCAAGTCTTCAAGGTCTATAACCCGGCGAACGGCGAAGTTATTGCGCATGTCGCCGAAGGCAACGCCGAAGATATTGACTTGGCGGTGAAGGCCGCGCGCCGCGCGTTTGAGGAAGGGCCGTGGCGCAAAATGACGCCCTCAGAGCGCGGACGGCTGCTGTGGAAGCTGGCCGATCTGGTCGAACAGCATCTGGAAGAGTTCGCCCAACTGGAGACCCTCGACAACGGCAAACCGCTGACGGTCTCACGCGCCGCCGACGTACCGTTGGCCGTGGATTTATTCCGCTACATGGCCGGTTGGGCTACCAAGATTGAAGGCGAGACGATCCCACTTTCCGTCCCCGGCGGGCAATATCTGGCGTACACCCTGCGCGAACCGGTCGGCGTTGTTGGGCAGATCATTCCGTGGAACTTTCCGTTGCTGATGGCGGCATGGAAGTTGGGGCCGGCGCTGGCGACCGGTTGCACGGTGGTGCTCAAGCCAGCGGAGGAAACGCCACTGTCGGCGCTGCGGCTGGGCGAACTGATTCTAGAGGCCGGTTTCCCGCCGGGCGTGGTCAACATCGTACCTGGGTATGGTGAAACGGCCGGCGCGGCGCTGGCGGCGCATCCCGATGTGGACAAGGTGGCGTTTACCGGCTCAACCGAAGTCGGCAAGCTCATCGTGCAGGCAGCCGCGGGCAACCTCAAAAAGGTCACGCTTGAGCTGGGCGGCAAATCGCCCAACATTGTTTTCAAAGACGCCGATTTGTCGGTCGCCATTGAAGGCGCGGCCAACGCAATATTCTTCAACCATGGACAGTGTTGTGTAGCCGGTTCGCGGCTTTTTGTCGAAGACGACATTTTCGACGATGTAGTGGCGGGCGTCAGCGAAATCGCTAAGCGAATCCGCGTTGGCGAGGGCTTTGACCCGGCGACGCAGATGGGGCCGCTTGTGTCGGAAACGCAGCTCCGGCGCGTGATGGGCTACATTGACGCCGGTCTCAAAGACGGCGCCAAAGCTGTAGTCGGCGGTTCGCAAATTGGCGAGAAGGGCTACTTTGTCGCGCCGACGGTGCTAACCGACGTAACCGACGATATGAAGGTCTGTCAGGAGGAAATCTTTGGCCCGGTTGTCGCGGCGATGAAGTTCTCGGACATTCGTGAAGTTAGCGCGCGCGCCAACAACACAATCTATGGTCTTGGCGCCGGCATTTGGACGCGCGACATCAGCAAGGCTCATGCGTTAGCGGCGGAAATCAAAGCCGGGACAGTATGGATCAACTGCTACAACGTTTTTGACGCTGCGCTGCCTTTTGGGGGCTATAAGCAGTCTGGCTGGGGCCGCGAGATGGGCGGCGCAGTGCTCGACGCCTACACCCAGACCAAATCGGTTTGCGTCAGGCTGGGGTAG